In Nocardioides sp. InS609-2, a single genomic region encodes these proteins:
- a CDS encoding thioesterase family protein yields MDRFEMLFDPAYVGWATGQPSGNGVLQAWFRLKGERDPDPIELLMVCDALPPVTFDLGLPGWAPTLELTAHVRAVPAPGWLKLRHATRNIAGGMFEEDCEVWDSAGRLVAQARQLARPPRG; encoded by the coding sequence ATGGACCGTTTCGAGATGCTCTTCGACCCGGCATACGTCGGCTGGGCGACGGGTCAGCCCAGCGGCAACGGCGTCCTGCAGGCGTGGTTCCGACTGAAGGGCGAGCGCGACCCAGATCCGATCGAGCTGCTGATGGTCTGCGATGCGCTGCCGCCGGTGACATTCGACCTCGGCCTGCCCGGCTGGGCGCCGACCCTGGAGCTGACGGCCCACGTTCGTGCTGTGCCTGCGCCCGGCTGGCTCAAGTTGCGGCACGCGACCCGCAACATTGCCGGTGGCATGTTCGAGGAGGACTGCGAGGTCTGGGACTCCGCCGGCCGACTCGTCGCGCAGGCGCGTCAGCTGGCGCGGCCGCCACGCGGCTGA